One Mustela nigripes isolate SB6536 chromosome 5, MUSNIG.SB6536, whole genome shotgun sequence DNA segment encodes these proteins:
- the ABCF1 gene encoding ATP-binding cassette sub-family F member 1 isoform X2 codes for MPKGPKQQPPEPEWIGDGESTSPTDKVVKKGKKDKKTKKTFFEELSVEDKQAGEEEKVLKEKEQQQQQQPKKKRDTRKGRRKKDVGDDGEEKELMERLKKLSVPASDEEDEVPAPMPRGGKKTKAGNVFAALIQDQSEDEEEEEKHPPKPAKLEKNRINKAVSEEQQPVLKGRKGKEEKSKGKAKSHNKSAALDNEEEEDEEEEITKEKELPRQGKEKAKKAEPGSEEEGEEEEEGESKADDPYVHLSKKEKKKLKKQIEYERQVASLKAANAAENDFSVSQAEVSSRQAMLENASDIKLEKFSISAHGKELFVNADLYIVAGRRYGLVGPNGKGKTTLLKHIANRALSIPPNIDVLLCEQEVVADETPAVQAVLRADTKRLKLLEEERQLQGQLEQGDDTAAERLEKVYEELRATGAAAAEAKARRILAGLGFDPEMQNRPTQKFSGGWRMRVSLARALFMEPTLLMLDEPTNHLDLNAVIWLNNYLQGWRKTLLIVSHDQGFLDDVCTDIIHLDAQRLHYYRGNYMTFKKMYQQKQKELLKQYEKQEKKLKELKAGGKSTKQAEKQTKEALTRKQQKCRRKNQDEESQEAPELLKRPKEYTVRFTFPNPPPLSPPVLGLHGVTFGYEGQKPLFKNLDFGIDMDSRICIVGPNGVGKSTLLLLLTGKLTPTRGEMRKNHRLKIGFFNQQYAEQLRMEETPTEYLQRGFNLPYQDARKCLGRFGLESHAHTIQICKLSGGQKARVVFAELACREPDVLILDEPTNNLDIESIDALGEAINEYKGAVIVVSHDARLITETNCQLWVVEEQSVSQIDGDFEDYKREVLEALGEVMVNRPRE; via the exons ACAAAGTGgtgaagaaggggaagaaggacaaaaagaccaaaaagacG TTCTTTGAGGAACTGTCTGTAGAAGATAAACAggctggggaagaagagaaagtgcTCAAGGAGAAggagcaacagcagcagcag CAGCCGAAAAAAAAACGAGACACCCGAAAAGGCCGGCGGAAGAAGGATGTGGGTGatgatggagaagagaaagagctcATGGAGCGTCTTAAGAAGCTCTCAGTGCCAGCCAGTGATGAGGAGGATGAGG TCCCTGCCCCCATGCCCCGAGGAGGGAAGAAAACTAAG GCTGGTAATGTTTTTGCAGCCCTGATTCAAGATCAGagtgaggatgaggaggaagaagaaaaacatcctCCTAAGCCTGCCAAGCTAGAGAAGAATCGGATCAATAAG GCTGTGTCTGAGGAACAGCAGCCTGTGTTGAAgggcagaaagggaaaggaagagaagtcaAAGGGGAAGGCCAAG TCTCACAATAAGTCTGCTGCTCTGGACaatgaagaagaggaggatgaagaagaagaaataacaaaagaaaaggaactacCTAGACAAGGGAAGGAGAAAGCCAAGAAGGCAGAGCCG GgttcagaggaagaaggagaggaggaagaggaaggggagtctAAGGCTGATGATCCTTATGTACACCTTagcaaaaaggagaagaaaaagctaAAGAAACAG atTGAGTATGAGCGCCAGGTGGCTTCATTAAAAGCAGCCAATGCTGCTGAAAATGATTTCTCCGTGTCCCAAGCAGAGGTGTCCTCCCGCCAAGCTATGTTAGAAAATGCATCTGACATTAAG CTGGAGAAGTTCAGCATCTCAGCCCATGGCAAGGAGTTATTTGTCAACGCAGACCTGTACATTGTAGCTGGCCGCCGCTACGGGCTAGTAGGACCGAATGG CAAGGGCAAGACCACTCTCCTTAAGCACATCGCCAACCGGGCCTTGAGCATCCCTCCCAACATCGACGTGCTGCTGTGTGAGCAGG AGGTGGTAGCAGATGAGACACCAGCCGTGCAGGCTGTTCTTCGAGCTGACACCAAGCGATTGAAGCTGTTGGAAGAGGAGCGACAGCTCCAGGGACAGTTGGAGCAGGGAGATGATACAGCTGCTGAGAGGCTAGAGAAG gtGTATGAGGAATTACGGGCGACCGGGGCAGCAGCTGCAGAGGCCAAAGCCCGGCGGATCTTGGCTGGTCTGGGCTTCGACCCTGAAATGCAGAATCGGCCCACACAGAAATTCTCAGGGGGCTGGCGCATGCGTGTCTCCCTGGCCAG GGCGCTGTTCATGGAGCCCACACTGCTGATGTTGGATGAGCCCACTAACCATCTGGACCTCAATGCTGTCATCTGGCTCAATAA CTACCTCCAGGGCTGGCGGAAGACATTGCTCATCGTCTCCCATGACCAGGGCTTCCTGGATGATGTCTGCACTGATATTATCCATCTCGATGCCCAGCGGCTCCATTACTATCGGGGCAATTACA TGACCTTCAAGAAGATGTatcagcagaagcagaaggaactACTGAAGCAGTATGAGAAGCAGGAGAAAAAGCTGAAGGAGCTAAAGGCAGGTGGCAAGTCCACCAAGCAGGCG gAGAAGCAAACAAAGGAAGCCCTGACTCGAAAGCAGCAGAAATGCCGGAGGAAAAACCAGGATGAGGAATCGCAAGAGGCTCCGGAGCTCCTGAAGCGCCCCAAGGAGTACACCGTGCGCTTCACTTTCCCTAACCCCCCGCCTCTCAGTCCTCCTGTGCTGGGTCTGCATG GTGTCACGTTTGGTTATGAGGGGCAGAAACCACTCTTCAAGAATCTGGATTTTGGCATTGACATGGACTCAAGGA TCTGCATTGTGGGCCCTAACGGCGTGGGGAAGAGcaccctgctcctgctgctgACGGGCAAGCTCACACCA ACTCgtggagaaatgagaaagaaccaTCGGCTG AAAATTGGCTTCTTCAACCAGCAGTATGCAGAGCAGCTGCGCATGGAGGAGACGCCCACTGAATACCTACAGCGGGGCTTCAACCTGCCTTACCAGGATGCCCGGAAGTGCCTGGGCCGCTTTGGCCTTGAGAGTCACGCCCACACCATCCAGATCTGCAAACTCTCTG GTGGGCAAAAAGCCCGAGTTGTTTTTGCTGAGCTGGCCTGTCGGGAGCCTGATGTCCTCATCCTG GATGAACCGACCAATAACTTGGACATTGAGTCTATTGATGCTCTTGGGGAAGCCATCAATGAATACAAGGGCG CTGTGATTGTCGTCAGCCATGATGCCAGACTCATCACGGAAACCAACTGCCAACTGTGGGTGGTGGAGGAGCAGAGTGTTAGCCAGATTGATGGTGACTTCGAGGACTATAAACGGGAAGTGTTGGAGGCCCTGGGTGAAGTCATGGTCAACAGACCCCGAGAGTGA
- the ABCF1 gene encoding ATP-binding cassette sub-family F member 1 isoform X1 — translation MPKGPKQQPPEPEWIGDGESTSPTDKVVKKGKKDKKTKKTFFEELSVEDKQAGEEEKVLKEKEQQQQQVQQPKKKRDTRKGRRKKDVGDDGEEKELMERLKKLSVPASDEEDEVPAPMPRGGKKTKAGNVFAALIQDQSEDEEEEEKHPPKPAKLEKNRINKAVSEEQQPVLKGRKGKEEKSKGKAKSHNKSAALDNEEEEDEEEEITKEKELPRQGKEKAKKAEPGSEEEGEEEEEGESKADDPYVHLSKKEKKKLKKQIEYERQVASLKAANAAENDFSVSQAEVSSRQAMLENASDIKLEKFSISAHGKELFVNADLYIVAGRRYGLVGPNGKGKTTLLKHIANRALSIPPNIDVLLCEQEVVADETPAVQAVLRADTKRLKLLEEERQLQGQLEQGDDTAAERLEKVYEELRATGAAAAEAKARRILAGLGFDPEMQNRPTQKFSGGWRMRVSLARALFMEPTLLMLDEPTNHLDLNAVIWLNNYLQGWRKTLLIVSHDQGFLDDVCTDIIHLDAQRLHYYRGNYMTFKKMYQQKQKELLKQYEKQEKKLKELKAGGKSTKQAEKQTKEALTRKQQKCRRKNQDEESQEAPELLKRPKEYTVRFTFPNPPPLSPPVLGLHGVTFGYEGQKPLFKNLDFGIDMDSRICIVGPNGVGKSTLLLLLTGKLTPTRGEMRKNHRLKIGFFNQQYAEQLRMEETPTEYLQRGFNLPYQDARKCLGRFGLESHAHTIQICKLSGGQKARVVFAELACREPDVLILDEPTNNLDIESIDALGEAINEYKGAVIVVSHDARLITETNCQLWVVEEQSVSQIDGDFEDYKREVLEALGEVMVNRPRE, via the exons ACAAAGTGgtgaagaaggggaagaaggacaaaaagaccaaaaagacG TTCTTTGAGGAACTGTCTGTAGAAGATAAACAggctggggaagaagagaaagtgcTCAAGGAGAAggagcaacagcagcagcaggttCAA CAGCCGAAAAAAAAACGAGACACCCGAAAAGGCCGGCGGAAGAAGGATGTGGGTGatgatggagaagagaaagagctcATGGAGCGTCTTAAGAAGCTCTCAGTGCCAGCCAGTGATGAGGAGGATGAGG TCCCTGCCCCCATGCCCCGAGGAGGGAAGAAAACTAAG GCTGGTAATGTTTTTGCAGCCCTGATTCAAGATCAGagtgaggatgaggaggaagaagaaaaacatcctCCTAAGCCTGCCAAGCTAGAGAAGAATCGGATCAATAAG GCTGTGTCTGAGGAACAGCAGCCTGTGTTGAAgggcagaaagggaaaggaagagaagtcaAAGGGGAAGGCCAAG TCTCACAATAAGTCTGCTGCTCTGGACaatgaagaagaggaggatgaagaagaagaaataacaaaagaaaaggaactacCTAGACAAGGGAAGGAGAAAGCCAAGAAGGCAGAGCCG GgttcagaggaagaaggagaggaggaagaggaaggggagtctAAGGCTGATGATCCTTATGTACACCTTagcaaaaaggagaagaaaaagctaAAGAAACAG atTGAGTATGAGCGCCAGGTGGCTTCATTAAAAGCAGCCAATGCTGCTGAAAATGATTTCTCCGTGTCCCAAGCAGAGGTGTCCTCCCGCCAAGCTATGTTAGAAAATGCATCTGACATTAAG CTGGAGAAGTTCAGCATCTCAGCCCATGGCAAGGAGTTATTTGTCAACGCAGACCTGTACATTGTAGCTGGCCGCCGCTACGGGCTAGTAGGACCGAATGG CAAGGGCAAGACCACTCTCCTTAAGCACATCGCCAACCGGGCCTTGAGCATCCCTCCCAACATCGACGTGCTGCTGTGTGAGCAGG AGGTGGTAGCAGATGAGACACCAGCCGTGCAGGCTGTTCTTCGAGCTGACACCAAGCGATTGAAGCTGTTGGAAGAGGAGCGACAGCTCCAGGGACAGTTGGAGCAGGGAGATGATACAGCTGCTGAGAGGCTAGAGAAG gtGTATGAGGAATTACGGGCGACCGGGGCAGCAGCTGCAGAGGCCAAAGCCCGGCGGATCTTGGCTGGTCTGGGCTTCGACCCTGAAATGCAGAATCGGCCCACACAGAAATTCTCAGGGGGCTGGCGCATGCGTGTCTCCCTGGCCAG GGCGCTGTTCATGGAGCCCACACTGCTGATGTTGGATGAGCCCACTAACCATCTGGACCTCAATGCTGTCATCTGGCTCAATAA CTACCTCCAGGGCTGGCGGAAGACATTGCTCATCGTCTCCCATGACCAGGGCTTCCTGGATGATGTCTGCACTGATATTATCCATCTCGATGCCCAGCGGCTCCATTACTATCGGGGCAATTACA TGACCTTCAAGAAGATGTatcagcagaagcagaaggaactACTGAAGCAGTATGAGAAGCAGGAGAAAAAGCTGAAGGAGCTAAAGGCAGGTGGCAAGTCCACCAAGCAGGCG gAGAAGCAAACAAAGGAAGCCCTGACTCGAAAGCAGCAGAAATGCCGGAGGAAAAACCAGGATGAGGAATCGCAAGAGGCTCCGGAGCTCCTGAAGCGCCCCAAGGAGTACACCGTGCGCTTCACTTTCCCTAACCCCCCGCCTCTCAGTCCTCCTGTGCTGGGTCTGCATG GTGTCACGTTTGGTTATGAGGGGCAGAAACCACTCTTCAAGAATCTGGATTTTGGCATTGACATGGACTCAAGGA TCTGCATTGTGGGCCCTAACGGCGTGGGGAAGAGcaccctgctcctgctgctgACGGGCAAGCTCACACCA ACTCgtggagaaatgagaaagaaccaTCGGCTG AAAATTGGCTTCTTCAACCAGCAGTATGCAGAGCAGCTGCGCATGGAGGAGACGCCCACTGAATACCTACAGCGGGGCTTCAACCTGCCTTACCAGGATGCCCGGAAGTGCCTGGGCCGCTTTGGCCTTGAGAGTCACGCCCACACCATCCAGATCTGCAAACTCTCTG GTGGGCAAAAAGCCCGAGTTGTTTTTGCTGAGCTGGCCTGTCGGGAGCCTGATGTCCTCATCCTG GATGAACCGACCAATAACTTGGACATTGAGTCTATTGATGCTCTTGGGGAAGCCATCAATGAATACAAGGGCG CTGTGATTGTCGTCAGCCATGATGCCAGACTCATCACGGAAACCAACTGCCAACTGTGGGTGGTGGAGGAGCAGAGTGTTAGCCAGATTGATGGTGACTTCGAGGACTATAAACGGGAAGTGTTGGAGGCCCTGGGTGAAGTCATGGTCAACAGACCCCGAGAGTGA
- the ABCF1 gene encoding ATP-binding cassette sub-family F member 1 isoform X3: MPKGPKQQPPEPEWIGDGESTSPTDKVVKKGKKDKKTKKTFFEELSVEDKQAGEEEKVLKEKEQQQQQPKKKRDTRKGRRKKDVGDDGEEKELMERLKKLSVPASDEEDEVPAPMPRGGKKTKAGNVFAALIQDQSEDEEEEEKHPPKPAKLEKNRINKAVSEEQQPVLKGRKGKEEKSKGKAKSHNKSAALDNEEEEDEEEEITKEKELPRQGKEKAKKAEPGSEEEGEEEEEGESKADDPYVHLSKKEKKKLKKQIEYERQVASLKAANAAENDFSVSQAEVSSRQAMLENASDIKLEKFSISAHGKELFVNADLYIVAGRRYGLVGPNGKGKTTLLKHIANRALSIPPNIDVLLCEQEVVADETPAVQAVLRADTKRLKLLEEERQLQGQLEQGDDTAAERLEKVYEELRATGAAAAEAKARRILAGLGFDPEMQNRPTQKFSGGWRMRVSLARALFMEPTLLMLDEPTNHLDLNAVIWLNNYLQGWRKTLLIVSHDQGFLDDVCTDIIHLDAQRLHYYRGNYMTFKKMYQQKQKELLKQYEKQEKKLKELKAGGKSTKQAEKQTKEALTRKQQKCRRKNQDEESQEAPELLKRPKEYTVRFTFPNPPPLSPPVLGLHGVTFGYEGQKPLFKNLDFGIDMDSRICIVGPNGVGKSTLLLLLTGKLTPTRGEMRKNHRLKIGFFNQQYAEQLRMEETPTEYLQRGFNLPYQDARKCLGRFGLESHAHTIQICKLSGGQKARVVFAELACREPDVLILDEPTNNLDIESIDALGEAINEYKGAVIVVSHDARLITETNCQLWVVEEQSVSQIDGDFEDYKREVLEALGEVMVNRPRE, translated from the exons ACAAAGTGgtgaagaaggggaagaaggacaaaaagaccaaaaagacG TTCTTTGAGGAACTGTCTGTAGAAGATAAACAggctggggaagaagagaaagtgcTCAAGGAGAAggagcaacagcagcagcag CCGAAAAAAAAACGAGACACCCGAAAAGGCCGGCGGAAGAAGGATGTGGGTGatgatggagaagagaaagagctcATGGAGCGTCTTAAGAAGCTCTCAGTGCCAGCCAGTGATGAGGAGGATGAGG TCCCTGCCCCCATGCCCCGAGGAGGGAAGAAAACTAAG GCTGGTAATGTTTTTGCAGCCCTGATTCAAGATCAGagtgaggatgaggaggaagaagaaaaacatcctCCTAAGCCTGCCAAGCTAGAGAAGAATCGGATCAATAAG GCTGTGTCTGAGGAACAGCAGCCTGTGTTGAAgggcagaaagggaaaggaagagaagtcaAAGGGGAAGGCCAAG TCTCACAATAAGTCTGCTGCTCTGGACaatgaagaagaggaggatgaagaagaagaaataacaaaagaaaaggaactacCTAGACAAGGGAAGGAGAAAGCCAAGAAGGCAGAGCCG GgttcagaggaagaaggagaggaggaagaggaaggggagtctAAGGCTGATGATCCTTATGTACACCTTagcaaaaaggagaagaaaaagctaAAGAAACAG atTGAGTATGAGCGCCAGGTGGCTTCATTAAAAGCAGCCAATGCTGCTGAAAATGATTTCTCCGTGTCCCAAGCAGAGGTGTCCTCCCGCCAAGCTATGTTAGAAAATGCATCTGACATTAAG CTGGAGAAGTTCAGCATCTCAGCCCATGGCAAGGAGTTATTTGTCAACGCAGACCTGTACATTGTAGCTGGCCGCCGCTACGGGCTAGTAGGACCGAATGG CAAGGGCAAGACCACTCTCCTTAAGCACATCGCCAACCGGGCCTTGAGCATCCCTCCCAACATCGACGTGCTGCTGTGTGAGCAGG AGGTGGTAGCAGATGAGACACCAGCCGTGCAGGCTGTTCTTCGAGCTGACACCAAGCGATTGAAGCTGTTGGAAGAGGAGCGACAGCTCCAGGGACAGTTGGAGCAGGGAGATGATACAGCTGCTGAGAGGCTAGAGAAG gtGTATGAGGAATTACGGGCGACCGGGGCAGCAGCTGCAGAGGCCAAAGCCCGGCGGATCTTGGCTGGTCTGGGCTTCGACCCTGAAATGCAGAATCGGCCCACACAGAAATTCTCAGGGGGCTGGCGCATGCGTGTCTCCCTGGCCAG GGCGCTGTTCATGGAGCCCACACTGCTGATGTTGGATGAGCCCACTAACCATCTGGACCTCAATGCTGTCATCTGGCTCAATAA CTACCTCCAGGGCTGGCGGAAGACATTGCTCATCGTCTCCCATGACCAGGGCTTCCTGGATGATGTCTGCACTGATATTATCCATCTCGATGCCCAGCGGCTCCATTACTATCGGGGCAATTACA TGACCTTCAAGAAGATGTatcagcagaagcagaaggaactACTGAAGCAGTATGAGAAGCAGGAGAAAAAGCTGAAGGAGCTAAAGGCAGGTGGCAAGTCCACCAAGCAGGCG gAGAAGCAAACAAAGGAAGCCCTGACTCGAAAGCAGCAGAAATGCCGGAGGAAAAACCAGGATGAGGAATCGCAAGAGGCTCCGGAGCTCCTGAAGCGCCCCAAGGAGTACACCGTGCGCTTCACTTTCCCTAACCCCCCGCCTCTCAGTCCTCCTGTGCTGGGTCTGCATG GTGTCACGTTTGGTTATGAGGGGCAGAAACCACTCTTCAAGAATCTGGATTTTGGCATTGACATGGACTCAAGGA TCTGCATTGTGGGCCCTAACGGCGTGGGGAAGAGcaccctgctcctgctgctgACGGGCAAGCTCACACCA ACTCgtggagaaatgagaaagaaccaTCGGCTG AAAATTGGCTTCTTCAACCAGCAGTATGCAGAGCAGCTGCGCATGGAGGAGACGCCCACTGAATACCTACAGCGGGGCTTCAACCTGCCTTACCAGGATGCCCGGAAGTGCCTGGGCCGCTTTGGCCTTGAGAGTCACGCCCACACCATCCAGATCTGCAAACTCTCTG GTGGGCAAAAAGCCCGAGTTGTTTTTGCTGAGCTGGCCTGTCGGGAGCCTGATGTCCTCATCCTG GATGAACCGACCAATAACTTGGACATTGAGTCTATTGATGCTCTTGGGGAAGCCATCAATGAATACAAGGGCG CTGTGATTGTCGTCAGCCATGATGCCAGACTCATCACGGAAACCAACTGCCAACTGTGGGTGGTGGAGGAGCAGAGTGTTAGCCAGATTGATGGTGACTTCGAGGACTATAAACGGGAAGTGTTGGAGGCCCTGGGTGAAGTCATGGTCAACAGACCCCGAGAGTGA